CAACCGGTGTCGGCCTACCGAAAATGTTGATGATGACGATCACGCGGCCGCTAGCCTCGTTGATGCTATCAACTTCACCTTCAAAGTTTTCGAAGGTGCCTTCGTTGATTTTGACGCGGTCTCCCTTCTTGACGCGAATATTGAGCCGCGGCGCTTCGTCGGGCTTTTCTTCCGTCTTAGAAAGGATCTTGGCTACATCTTGGGGTGCCATCGGCGTCGGACGGCCAATCGAGCCGGTAAAATCGCCGATGCCGGGAGTTTCGCGGACCAAGTACCAGGTGTCGTCGTTGATTTCCATTCGCACGACGAGGTAACCGGGATACAACTTGCGCTTGACGACCTTTTTCTTACCCCCCTTGAACTCAGTAACCGTTTCAATCGGCACGATCACTTCGGCAAAGTATTTGTCGAGCCCTTCCATCTGAACGCGGCGAAGAAGGCTATCGCGAATCGAATCTTCACGATTGCTTTGCACTTTGAGGATGTACCAATCCAGCTTCACCGGTTCTTCGTCTTCGGCAACCATCGTTGCGGTCGACGACGATTTACTGTCGAGCGATTCGGCGGTTGCAAGGTCAGGGCCGCCGGCGGCTTCACGGGCGTGGCTGGCTGGTTCGGTAGGCGCAGCATCGGCGACGACATCCGGCGGAGCCGCGTCTTGAGGGGGCAGAGCCGGGGCGTTTGCCGCGTCAGCCTCGTCCGGATGTTGCGATTCGTCGTCCACTACAGTCCCTTCGATTGGTTCCAGTCGCTTGAATTGTCTTACCGAGCCGTCATTGCAACTATTTTTATTTTGTCCAGCGATCGCCTTATTTGCCCAGCTTCCACAGCGCAGTGAGCAATGTGTGCAGCACTAGGTCATAGACCGCCAACAAGGCCGCCAAACCAAAAATCGTAATCATCACGACCAGCGAACTGCGGAATAGTTCCGGGCGCGTCGGCCAAGAGACTTTCGACATTTCGGCTTCCACCGCCACTAAAAAGTCAGCGAACGGCGGATAATTTACCAAGCGGAAAGCCAGCCAGGCTCCCACGGCAAACAGCACGAGTGGAATTCCAAATTGCCAAAATGCACCCTTGGTCACCAAAAACTGACTCAATCTCCAAAAACCAATCCCCAACGTCGCGATGAGCGCACCAAAAGTAACTTGGCGGGCGATGCGGCCTTGCTGGCGCTTGTAAATCGCCGCGCTAAACATCTCTCCCCAAAACGTGCTCCTAGTCATGCGTTTCTTCTTTGGGACAGGCGTTGCGGAACGGCCATCCATTCGATTCCCCGTCCGCTGCGGCTTGTCATCCTCGCGCTGTTCGACATCGTGATCGACGATCAGATCGTGCCTTTTCGACATGATGGCCACCTGCTGCCTCCTGCAACGGAGGGTTCAAGGTTCAGGATCCGGAAACAAAGCACTGCGCTAAACCATCCGGCGCGTTATTTCCGCATCCTCTAACATAATTGAACTCCGAACCCAGTACCCTAAACTTTCAATCGATGAATGGCAGGGGCGGAGGGACTTGAACCCCCAACCGCTGGTTTTGGAAACCAGTGCTCTGCCAATTGAGCTACACCCCTAAGGGAAGCTATGAACTTTGAACTTTAAACAACAAACTTGTTCTCGCTCATAGCTAACTTTGCTATTCCAAAATTTTCGTCACCACGCCCGAGCCTACTGTCTTGCCACCTTCGCGGATGGCGAAGCGAACGCCGTCGTCCATGGCAATTGGCACCATAAGTTCGACGCTCAGCCGAGCATTGTCGCCAGGCATGCACATTTCGGCATCGCCCATCAGCTTGGCCGAGCCGGTGACGTCGGTCGTTCGGAAGTAAAACTGCGGGCGGTAGCCGCTGAAGAACGGCGTGTGCCGGCCACCCTCCTCCTTCGACAACACGTAGATCTCGCCTTCGAACTTCGTGTGCGGCGTAATCGAATTCGTCTTGGCCAACACCTGGCCGCGCTCGATTTCCTCGCGCTTGATGCCGCGGAGCAAGCAGCCGACGTTGTCGCCCGCCTGCCCGCT
The sequence above is a segment of the Pirellulales bacterium genome. Coding sequences within it:
- the nusG gene encoding transcription termination/antitermination factor NusG, which codes for MEGTVVDDESQHPDEADAANAPALPPQDAAPPDVVADAAPTEPASHAREAAGGPDLATAESLDSKSSSTATMVAEDEEPVKLDWYILKVQSNREDSIRDSLLRRVQMEGLDKYFAEVIVPIETVTEFKGGKKKVVKRKLYPGYLVVRMEINDDTWYLVRETPGIGDFTGSIGRPTPMAPQDVAKILSKTEEKPDEAPRLNIRVKKGDRVKINEGTFENFEGEVDSINEASGRVIVIINIFGRPTPVELEHWQIEPL
- the secE gene encoding preprotein translocase subunit SecE — encoded protein: MTRSTFWGEMFSAAIYKRQQGRIARQVTFGALIATLGIGFWRLSQFLVTKGAFWQFGIPLVLFAVGAWLAFRLVNYPPFADFLVAVEAEMSKVSWPTRPELFRSSLVVMITIFGLAALLAVYDLVLHTLLTALWKLGK